In Chryseobacterium gleum, a single genomic region encodes these proteins:
- a CDS encoding class I SAM-dependent DNA methyltransferase: MEWFESWFDTPYYHLLYSNRDYTEAENFITKLTADLQLPPQSKIIDLACGKGRHSVFLNKLGYDVLGLDLSRQSIESDKQYENQTLLFEVHDMRNPIDADPMDAVFNLFTSFGYFDNENDDKKVFQSVYNVLKPGGYFVLDYLNEEFVRNTLVPETTITRGDIEFRILKKIEGRHVIKDIRFEADGKPFHFFEKVKLHTLEAIHAYASECGFERIKIWGDYQLNEFKKENSPRCINLFKKK; the protein is encoded by the coding sequence ATGGAATGGTTTGAATCTTGGTTTGATACCCCTTATTATCATTTGCTTTATAGCAACAGAGACTATACTGAAGCTGAAAACTTCATTACAAAACTCACTGCGGATCTTCAGCTTCCGCCTCAGTCGAAAATCATAGATCTTGCCTGCGGTAAAGGAAGACATTCGGTTTTCCTCAACAAATTAGGGTATGATGTTTTGGGATTGGACCTTTCAAGACAAAGTATTGAATCTGATAAACAGTATGAAAATCAAACCCTGCTTTTTGAAGTTCATGATATGAGAAACCCGATTGATGCAGATCCTATGGATGCAGTATTCAATCTGTTTACAAGTTTTGGGTATTTTGACAATGAAAACGACGACAAAAAGGTATTTCAGTCGGTTTACAATGTTTTAAAACCCGGAGGATATTTTGTACTGGATTATCTGAATGAAGAATTTGTAAGAAATACGTTGGTTCCTGAAACCACCATTACCCGCGGGGATATTGAATTCAGAATTCTTAAGAAGATTGAAGGGAGACACGTCATAAAAGATATCCGTTTTGAAGCGGATGGTAAACCTTTTCATTTCTTTGAAAAAGTAAAGCTGCATACCCTGGAAGCCATTCACGCATATGCTTCAGAATGTGGCTTTGAAAGAATAAAAATCTGGGGAGATTATCAGCTGAATGAATTTAAAAAAGAAAATTCCCCGCGATGCATCAATTTATTTAAGAAAAAATAA
- a CDS encoding OmpP1/FadL family transporter, which translates to MSISAAFYAQAQDVSVIRNTVEVYSSTPMVGSAKFNAMAGANGALGGDANSLLTNPAGLGVAISGEVSGTLSILGNKNSSSLAGATIDYSKTKGDLGNAGGIIAFPLMTETGWKFINIGINFSNQTLDNVIQSPGNNNIVYAFDKDDITKDAALAGHIYERYGNLSKMSFGVGANYNHNLYLGAGFNFFNASLDQYDSLFYRNLTNNSTEGFSKQDTPYSERSSGFSASLGVIGKLSPNFRVGASLETPTFWTIDRNYYFYNDPVYGDDMGAENRKFTSPLKATVSAAFVASKNFSLNVDYTLGLTKPDYKGYGGAERELNDFFKDNYKNLSEVRVGAEYRVQQFRLRGGYSYQSSPFDALTISRFNDAGTVGDQSYSNLMLSDRNTLSFGIGYDFKSFYIDASYQNISSKYTNPFMRGYMGDNFDSSYYSSSKIFESDSYAVSDVKNNRNNFFLTLGWKF; encoded by the coding sequence ATGAGTATTTCTGCTGCATTTTATGCGCAGGCTCAGGATGTTTCTGTGATAAGAAATACTGTAGAAGTTTACTCAAGTACTCCTATGGTGGGATCAGCTAAGTTTAATGCAATGGCTGGAGCTAATGGTGCGCTGGGTGGTGATGCAAATTCTTTGCTTACAAACCCTGCAGGTTTAGGGGTAGCTATTTCAGGAGAGGTTTCAGGAACTTTATCTATTTTAGGAAATAAAAACAGCAGCTCTTTAGCGGGAGCTACCATAGATTATAGCAAAACGAAAGGTGATCTTGGAAATGCCGGAGGAATCATTGCTTTTCCTTTGATGACAGAAACCGGATGGAAATTTATCAATATTGGTATTAATTTCTCTAACCAGACGCTGGACAATGTAATCCAGTCACCGGGAAATAATAATATCGTGTATGCTTTTGATAAAGATGATATCACCAAAGATGCTGCATTGGCGGGGCATATATATGAAAGATATGGGAACTTGTCAAAGATGAGCTTTGGGGTTGGGGCCAATTATAATCATAATTTATATTTAGGTGCAGGCTTTAATTTCTTCAATGCCTCACTGGATCAGTATGACAGCTTATTTTACCGAAATCTGACTAATAATTCTACGGAAGGTTTCAGTAAGCAGGATACTCCTTATTCAGAAAGATCGTCAGGTTTTTCTGCTTCCTTAGGGGTAATCGGAAAGTTAAGTCCTAATTTCAGAGTAGGTGCATCCCTTGAAACGCCTACATTCTGGACAATAGACAGAAATTATTATTTCTACAACGATCCGGTTTACGGAGATGATATGGGTGCTGAAAACAGAAAGTTTACGTCACCGCTTAAAGCGACTGTGAGTGCAGCTTTTGTAGCAAGTAAAAATTTCTCATTAAACGTAGACTATACGCTAGGACTTACAAAACCTGATTACAAAGGATACGGAGGTGCAGAAAGAGAATTGAACGACTTCTTCAAAGATAATTATAAGAACCTTTCAGAAGTAAGAGTAGGGGCTGAGTACAGGGTACAGCAGTTCAGGTTGAGAGGTGGTTATTCTTACCAGTCAAGTCCTTTTGATGCGCTTACCATCAGCAGATTTAATGATGCCGGTACTGTGGGTGACCAGTCTTACAGCAATCTGATGCTAAGTGACAGAAACACGCTTTCATTCGGTATCGGATATGATTTCAAGTCATTCTATATTGATGCATCTTATCAGAACATCTCATCCAAATATACCAATCCTTTTATGAGAGGATATATGGGCGATAATTTTGATTCATCTTATTATTCTTCGAGTAAAATCTTCGAAAGTGATTCGTACGCAGTAAGCGATGTGAAAAACAACAGAAATAATTTCTTCCTGACATTAGGATGGAAATTCTAA
- a CDS encoding SDR family NAD(P)-dependent oxidoreductase — protein sequence MESIISTLQQPIQSGFNAFSTAQEVIQGIDLTGKTVMITGGYAGIGLETTKVLTSAGARVIIPARDIEKAGKNLTGIENIELEKMDLMDPASIDAFTERFTASGLSLDILINNAGIMWVPLRRDSRGIESQLATNYLGQFHLTAKLWPALKKSDGARVISVSSYGHQMAPFDFEDPNFEKRAYDTLSGYGQSKTACNLFAVALDERGKEHHIRAYSLHPGSVYGTDLGREEPIELFKQLGTHDENGNIKPEVQARLKTIPQGAATTVWCAVSPLLQEIGGVYCENCDIAEIDRGQIEHRFDEPATIRGVQPYSIDKENAERLWKLSEKILGFRFDTK from the coding sequence ATGGAATCTATTATCAGCACATTGCAGCAGCCTATTCAATCAGGCTTTAATGCTTTTTCAACAGCTCAGGAAGTTATTCAAGGTATTGATCTTACCGGAAAGACAGTGATGATTACCGGTGGCTACGCAGGAATCGGTCTTGAAACAACAAAAGTACTTACTTCAGCAGGAGCCCGTGTCATTATTCCTGCAAGGGATATTGAAAAGGCAGGAAAAAACCTTACAGGAATTGAAAATATTGAACTGGAAAAAATGGATCTGATGGATCCGGCATCCATCGATGCTTTTACAGAACGATTTACAGCATCAGGCCTAAGTCTGGATATTCTTATTAATAATGCAGGAATCATGTGGGTACCCCTTCGCAGGGACAGCAGAGGTATAGAGTCTCAGTTGGCAACGAATTATCTTGGACAGTTCCACCTTACCGCAAAGCTATGGCCCGCACTGAAAAAGTCAGATGGTGCACGAGTTATCAGTGTTTCTTCTTATGGACATCAGATGGCTCCGTTTGATTTTGAAGATCCCAATTTTGAGAAAAGAGCGTATGACACTCTTTCCGGATACGGACAATCCAAAACGGCCTGTAATTTATTTGCTGTAGCATTGGATGAAAGAGGTAAAGAACACCACATCAGAGCCTATTCTCTTCATCCGGGTTCTGTATATGGTACTGATCTGGGAAGAGAAGAACCCATCGAACTTTTTAAACAGCTTGGGACACACGATGAAAACGGTAATATCAAACCGGAAGTGCAAGCCAGATTAAAAACTATTCCTCAGGGTGCTGCCACTACAGTCTGGTGTGCTGTAAGTCCGTTGCTCCAAGAAATCGGAGGTGTTTACTGTGAAAACTGTGATATAGCAGAAATAGACAGAGGACAAATAGAACACAGATTTGATGAACCGGCAACTATTCGTGGAGTACAGCCCTATTCTATTGATAAGGAAAATGCAGAACGGTTATGGAAATTAAGTGAAAAGATTCTTGGATTCCGGTTTGATACCAAGTAA
- a CDS encoding THUMP domain-containing class I SAM-dependent RNA methyltransferase, whose amino-acid sequence MDTENIKIQIKTFFGLEQILAEEIKKLGGRNVEIKNRAVNCEGDLGFLYKINYSARTALKILVPIHEFKAFNQHQFYDRLFKFEWDNFMDVDQSFSIDATVNSETFKHSQFVTLKMKDAIVDYFQEKFKRRPNVETRNPDIKFHLHIDRELVMISMDSSGDPLFKRGYRREQGEAPINEVLASGMLQLAGWDGKGNFLDPMCGSGTLLIEAAMIAMDLPAQIFRKRFGFQNWNNYDADLFAKIKEFRINRVKQFDGKIVGYDIDARMLNAARMNVEAAEMEDVIEIKKQNFFDSKKELFPLLMVFNPPYDERISINDDDFYKKIGDTFKTNYPNTLAWLISSDLEAVKKIGLRPSRKIKLFNGKLETRFLQYEMYEGTKKIHKLEGNN is encoded by the coding sequence ATGGATACAGAAAATATAAAAATACAGATAAAAACATTCTTCGGATTGGAACAAATTCTGGCAGAAGAAATCAAAAAATTAGGGGGAAGAAATGTTGAAATCAAGAACAGAGCGGTAAATTGTGAAGGAGATCTTGGCTTTCTTTATAAAATCAATTATTCTGCAAGAACAGCACTGAAAATATTGGTGCCGATTCACGAATTTAAAGCTTTTAATCAGCATCAGTTCTATGACAGATTATTCAAATTTGAATGGGATAATTTTATGGATGTTGACCAGTCTTTTTCTATTGATGCAACCGTAAATTCTGAGACCTTTAAGCATTCACAGTTTGTGACTTTAAAAATGAAGGATGCCATTGTGGATTATTTTCAGGAAAAATTCAAAAGACGCCCGAATGTGGAAACGAGAAATCCGGATATTAAATTCCATCTTCATATTGACCGGGAGCTGGTGATGATTTCCATGGATTCTTCAGGAGATCCTTTGTTTAAAAGAGGATACAGAAGAGAGCAGGGAGAAGCACCTATCAATGAAGTGCTGGCAAGCGGAATGCTTCAGCTGGCTGGCTGGGACGGAAAAGGAAATTTTCTTGATCCGATGTGTGGTTCGGGAACATTGCTGATTGAAGCTGCGATGATTGCGATGGATCTTCCGGCTCAGATCTTCAGAAAGAGATTCGGGTTTCAGAACTGGAATAATTATGATGCCGATCTGTTTGCAAAGATCAAAGAATTCAGAATTAACAGAGTAAAACAATTTGATGGAAAAATTGTAGGATACGATATTGATGCAAGAATGCTGAATGCCGCAAGAATGAACGTCGAAGCAGCGGAAATGGAAGATGTTATTGAGATTAAAAAACAAAACTTCTTTGATTCCAAAAAAGAGCTTTTCCCATTATTAATGGTATTCAATCCACCATATGATGAGAGAATTTCCATTAATGATGATGATTTCTATAAAAAGATTGGAGATACCTTTAAAACAAATTATCCGAATACATTGGCATGGCTGATCTCTTCTGACTTGGAGGCAGTGAAGAAAATCGGATTACGTCCTTCCAGAAAAATCAAACTTTTCAACGGAAAGCTGGAAACAAGATTTTTACAGTACGAAATGTACGAAGGAACGAAGAAGATCCATAAGCTGGAAGGTAATAATTAA
- the proS gene encoding proline--tRNA ligase, whose amino-acid sequence MAKLTSRSEDYSKWYNELVVKADLAENSGVRGCMVIKPYGYAIWEKMRDEMDKKFKETGHVNAYFPLFVPKSLFEAEEKNAEGFAKECAVVTHYRLKTDPDNPSKLIVDPDAKLEEELIVRPTSEAIIWNTYKNWIQSYRDLPILINQWANVVRWEMRTRLFLRTAEFLWQEGHTAHATKEEAVEEAEKMNKVYADFAENFMAIPVIQGLKTPSERFAGADETYCIEALMQDGKALQAGTSHFLGQNFAKAFDVKFTNKEGKIEHAWATSWGTSTRLMGALIMTHSDDFGLVLPPTLAPIQVVIVPIFKGEEQLEQISEVALDIQAKLRAKGISVKFDNDTQNKPGWKFAEYELKGVPVRIAMGPRDLENKSVEIARRDNLTKEVRSIEGLDSYIEDLLKTIQQDIYNKAFEFRKNNITKVDTYEEFKKVLEEKGGFIYAHWDGTAEEEEQIKEETKATIRCIPLDDDIEEGVSLISGKPSKRRVLFAKAY is encoded by the coding sequence ATGGCAAAATTAACCTCAAGAAGCGAAGATTACAGCAAATGGTATAATGAGCTGGTTGTAAAAGCTGATTTAGCTGAAAACTCAGGCGTGCGTGGATGTATGGTGATCAAACCATATGGCTATGCGATCTGGGAAAAAATGCGTGATGAAATGGATAAGAAATTCAAGGAAACAGGTCACGTTAACGCATACTTCCCGCTTTTTGTGCCCAAAAGCTTGTTTGAGGCAGAGGAAAAGAATGCAGAAGGTTTTGCAAAAGAATGCGCTGTTGTTACCCACTACAGATTAAAGACCGATCCGGACAACCCATCCAAGCTGATTGTGGACCCGGATGCAAAACTGGAAGAAGAACTTATCGTTCGTCCTACTTCAGAAGCTATTATCTGGAACACATACAAAAACTGGATCCAGTCTTACAGAGACTTACCAATACTGATCAACCAATGGGCTAATGTTGTCCGTTGGGAAATGAGAACACGTCTTTTCCTGAGAACTGCTGAATTCTTATGGCAGGAAGGACACACTGCTCACGCTACAAAAGAGGAAGCTGTTGAAGAAGCAGAAAAAATGAATAAAGTTTATGCAGATTTTGCAGAAAACTTTATGGCTATTCCTGTTATCCAGGGATTAAAAACACCGTCTGAAAGATTTGCAGGGGCTGATGAAACTTACTGTATTGAAGCATTAATGCAGGATGGAAAAGCTCTACAAGCCGGAACTTCTCACTTCCTGGGTCAGAATTTTGCAAAAGCATTTGATGTAAAATTCACCAACAAAGAAGGAAAAATTGAGCATGCATGGGCAACATCTTGGGGAACTTCAACCCGTCTGATGGGTGCATTGATTATGACACACTCTGATGATTTCGGATTGGTACTGCCTCCTACTCTTGCGCCAATTCAGGTAGTAATCGTTCCAATCTTCAAAGGGGAAGAGCAATTGGAGCAAATCAGCGAAGTAGCTTTGGATATTCAGGCTAAACTGAGAGCAAAAGGAATTTCTGTAAAATTTGACAATGATACTCAGAACAAACCAGGCTGGAAATTCGCAGAATATGAGTTGAAGGGAGTTCCTGTAAGAATTGCCATGGGACCAAGAGACCTGGAGAACAAATCGGTGGAAATTGCTAGAAGAGATAACCTGACTAAAGAAGTTCGTTCTATTGAAGGTCTTGATTCTTATATTGAAGATCTATTGAAAACCATTCAGCAGGATATTTACAACAAAGCATTTGAGTTCAGAAAAAATAATATCACGAAAGTGGATACTTATGAAGAATTCAAGAAAGTTCTGGAAGAGAAAGGTGGATTTATCTACGCTCACTGGGATGGTACTGCTGAAGAAGAAGAACAAATCAAAGAAGAAACCAAGGCAACGATCAGATGTATTCCTTTGGATGATGATATAGAAGAAGGTGTTTCATTGATCTCAGGAAAACCGTCTAAAAGACGTGTATTATTCGCAAAAGCTTATTAA
- a CDS encoding aminotransferase class I/II-fold pyridoxal phosphate-dependent enzyme: protein MENFNAANEIQDLQYFGEFGGVNPSISDSSTYTFLSAKTMFDTFEGNAEGCYLYSRHSSPMNLYLAQALAKMENTESANVTASGMGAITSVLMQLCKSGDHIISSRTIYGGTYAFLKNFFPQFNVATTFVDINNFESIENAITPNTKVIYCESVSNPLLEVADLRKLSEICKKHNLKLIVDNTFSPLSISPTLFGADVVIHSLTKFINGSSDTVGGVYCATQAFIDDTKNVNSGACMLLGPTMDSLRSSSILKNLRTLHIRIKQHSHNAMYLAERFEKDGLKVSYPGLPSHKNHKLMKSMIHEEYGYGGLLTLDAGTTEKANELMELMQTENLGYLAVSLGFYKTLFSCSGKSTSSEIPEEERASIGISDGLIRFSIGLDHDIKRTYQKMKECMLKVGVLNHHENISIS, encoded by the coding sequence ATGGAAAACTTTAACGCCGCCAATGAGATCCAGGATCTTCAATATTTTGGTGAATTCGGAGGAGTGAATCCTTCTATCTCTGACAGCTCTACTTACACATTCCTTTCTGCAAAGACCATGTTTGATACCTTTGAAGGAAACGCTGAAGGATGTTATCTGTATTCCAGACATTCATCCCCGATGAACCTTTACCTGGCTCAGGCTCTTGCCAAGATGGAAAATACGGAATCGGCCAACGTTACAGCATCAGGAATGGGAGCCATCACTTCTGTTTTGATGCAGCTTTGCAAAAGCGGAGACCATATTATTTCAAGCAGAACCATCTACGGAGGAACCTATGCTTTTCTTAAAAATTTCTTTCCGCAGTTTAATGTAGCGACTACTTTTGTTGATATCAACAACTTTGAATCTATAGAAAATGCCATCACACCTAATACTAAAGTTATTTACTGTGAAAGTGTGAGCAACCCGCTTCTTGAAGTGGCAGACCTTAGAAAACTTTCTGAAATCTGTAAAAAACACAATCTGAAACTGATTGTAGACAACACCTTCTCCCCTCTTTCGATTTCTCCTACGCTATTCGGGGCAGATGTTGTGATCCACAGCCTGACAAAATTCATTAACGGAAGCAGTGATACGGTAGGAGGTGTATATTGTGCAACACAAGCTTTCATTGATGATACTAAAAATGTGAATTCAGGAGCATGTATGCTTCTTGGCCCTACAATGGATAGTTTAAGATCTTCAAGCATTCTGAAAAACCTGAGAACATTACATATCCGGATCAAACAACATAGCCATAATGCCATGTATCTTGCGGAAAGATTCGAAAAAGACGGATTAAAAGTTTCTTATCCGGGATTGCCATCCCATAAAAACCATAAATTGATGAAAAGCATGATTCATGAAGAATACGGATACGGAGGATTACTGACGCTGGATGCCGGAACTACAGAAAAAGCAAACGAACTGATGGAACTGATGCAGACAGAAAACCTGGGTTATCTTGCTGTAAGCTTAGGGTTCTACAAGACCTTATTCTCGTGCTCAGGAAAATCGACCTCCTCTGAAATTCCTGAAGAAGAAAGAGCTTCCATAGGCATTTCTGACGGACTGATCAGATTCTCCATCGGTCTTGACCACGATATCAAAAGAACTTACCAGAAAATGAAGGAATGTATGTTGAAAGTAGGAGTTCTTAACCACCATGAAAACATTTCCATATCCTAA
- a CDS encoding AraC family transcriptional regulator, translating into MDFQIQYLTPDIKLSSYDDKLFKTETVFEYHMLVWFISGETKIIQADKTYVFKAGDIFLIPRNHLATIINYPKDDLPHKAVVMHLTTERLKNFYSSADVQKKTGHRESSIHHFSSHPLLKSCLTSLIPYFEIKGPFPENIAHLKITEAISILREIDPDIDAVLADFNEPGKMDLINFMEKNYMFNMPLERFGYLTGRSLSTFNRDFRKIFQTTPQRWLTQKRLELAYYHLSEKNKKPSDVFLEVGFEDLSHFSHAFKKQYGFAPSLVR; encoded by the coding sequence ATGGATTTCCAGATACAATATCTCACACCGGATATCAAGCTTTCCAGTTATGATGACAAGCTCTTCAAAACAGAAACAGTTTTTGAATACCATATGTTGGTCTGGTTCATATCAGGAGAAACAAAAATTATTCAGGCAGATAAAACCTATGTTTTCAAAGCAGGAGATATTTTCCTGATCCCAAGAAATCATCTTGCGACCATTATCAACTATCCGAAAGACGATCTTCCACATAAAGCCGTAGTAATGCACCTTACTACGGAACGCTTAAAAAACTTTTACAGTTCTGCTGATGTGCAGAAGAAAACAGGGCATCGGGAATCAAGCATTCATCACTTCAGCAGCCATCCTCTTCTGAAGAGTTGTCTTACCTCACTCATTCCTTATTTTGAAATTAAAGGGCCATTTCCCGAAAATATTGCTCATTTGAAAATCACTGAAGCAATTAGTATTTTAAGAGAAATTGATCCGGATATAGATGCTGTACTTGCTGATTTTAATGAACCTGGAAAAATGGACCTTATTAATTTTATGGAAAAGAATTATATGTTCAATATGCCCCTGGAACGATTTGGGTATCTCACAGGAAGAAGTTTATCTACGTTCAACCGGGATTTCAGAAAAATATTTCAGACAACGCCACAACGGTGGCTTACCCAAAAACGTCTTGAACTGGCCTATTATCATTTGTCAGAAAAAAACAAAAAACCTTCTGATGTATTTCTGGAGGTAGGTTTTGAAGACCTTTCCCATTTTTCGCATGCTTTTAAAAAACAGTATGGGTTTGCACCTTCATTGGTCCGATAA
- a CDS encoding glycosyltransferase, with protein MKPTISIVVAIYNRKDELFELLTSLTQQTDKEFEIIIVDDGSLIDLKPTIKNFDGILDIKYFRKDNSGPGLTRNYGAARAANEWLVFVDSDVIVEKDYIEHIKNDILTIPCDAFGGADKAHKGFNLMQKAISYSMTSVFTTGGIRGSKKAVSKFQPRSFNMGVKKEVFKKVGGFSEMRIGEDPDLSMTLWENGFTTAFFDDIAVYHKRRVDFGKFSKQVYQFGCARPILNQRHPNYVKISFAFPTLFMLGYVMGFLEYFIMHRGIILAFYGLYTFLVLFHALLLTKNISIAGMAVISTYIQMFSYGYGFLKSWILLNVFRMKPEDAFPHHYYKK; from the coding sequence TTGAAACCCACTATTTCCATTGTCGTTGCTATTTACAACCGAAAAGACGAGCTTTTTGAGTTGCTGACCTCCCTTACCCAGCAGACGGATAAGGAGTTTGAGATCATTATTGTAGATGACGGTTCTCTCATCGATCTGAAACCTACCATTAAAAATTTTGATGGAATTCTGGATATTAAATATTTCAGAAAGGATAATTCAGGACCGGGATTGACACGAAACTATGGGGCAGCCAGAGCAGCAAATGAATGGCTGGTGTTTGTAGACAGTGATGTCATTGTTGAAAAAGATTATATAGAGCACATTAAAAACGATATCCTGACCATTCCCTGTGATGCTTTTGGAGGGGCAGATAAAGCGCATAAAGGATTTAATCTGATGCAGAAAGCCATTTCCTATTCTATGACATCGGTGTTTACAACAGGTGGAATCAGGGGAAGTAAGAAAGCGGTTTCCAAATTTCAGCCCCGAAGTTTTAATATGGGCGTGAAAAAGGAAGTCTTTAAAAAAGTGGGCGGATTTTCTGAAATGAGAATTGGTGAGGATCCGGATCTTTCTATGACGCTTTGGGAAAATGGATTTACCACTGCTTTTTTTGATGATATTGCTGTTTATCATAAACGCAGAGTCGATTTTGGAAAATTCTCCAAACAGGTTTATCAGTTTGGCTGTGCAAGGCCTATTCTTAATCAAAGACACCCGAACTATGTAAAAATATCTTTTGCATTTCCTACATTATTTATGTTGGGATATGTAATGGGATTTCTGGAGTATTTCATCATGCATAGAGGGATCATCCTTGCTTTTTATGGATTGTATACTTTCCTTGTGTTGTTTCATGCCTTATTACTGACTAAAAATATCAGTATTGCCGGAATGGCGGTTATTTCCACTTATATCCAGATGTTTTCTTACGGATACGGTTTCTTAAAGTCCTGGATACTGCTCAATGTTTTCAGAATGAAACCTGAGGATGCCTTTCCGCATCATTATTATAAGAAATAA
- a CDS encoding ZIP family metal transporter yields MTTVFLLILSVVTGVFLGKHFGKKEKLAKNLLILSAGFLITICLNEVFPQVYTSSGSSNLGIFVIAGVLLQMILEALTKGFEHGHFHHHSEHNILPVALMVGLFIHAFIEGIPLANEEHEISPYLWGIVFHNLPISFILGAFLFNRKGESKASSSYPSILIVALFALASPMGMLLGNYFNPDLQPYFLAIVGGIFLHISSVIIFESNKNHNIDWVKIGLVVLGVSLALMMHLFHQHPTAHSH; encoded by the coding sequence ATGACAACAGTATTTTTACTGATTTTAAGTGTCGTAACAGGAGTTTTTCTGGGAAAACACTTTGGTAAGAAAGAGAAACTGGCGAAAAATCTTCTGATATTAAGTGCCGGTTTTCTGATCACGATTTGTCTCAACGAAGTCTTCCCACAGGTTTATACCTCATCCGGAAGCAGTAATCTTGGGATATTTGTCATCGCAGGAGTACTTCTTCAGATGATTCTGGAGGCTCTTACCAAAGGTTTTGAGCACGGACACTTCCATCATCATAGTGAGCATAATATCCTCCCTGTTGCTTTAATGGTGGGATTATTTATTCACGCCTTTATTGAAGGAATTCCGCTTGCCAATGAAGAGCATGAGATCTCACCCTACCTTTGGGGAATTGTATTTCACAATCTTCCCATATCATTTATTCTGGGAGCATTTTTATTTAACAGAAAAGGAGAATCAAAAGCCTCCTCATCTTATCCTTCTATTCTCATTGTAGCCTTATTTGCCCTGGCTTCTCCAATGGGAATGTTATTAGGGAATTATTTCAATCCGGATCTTCAGCCCTATTTTCTGGCTATTGTAGGAGGAATTTTTCTTCATATCTCATCCGTGATCATTTTTGAAAGCAATAAAAATCACAATATAGACTGGGTAAAAATAGGGTTGGTTGTTTTAGGTGTTTCACTTGCATTGATGATGCATCTTTTTCATCAGCATCCCACTGCTCATTCTCATTAA
- a CDS encoding helix-turn-helix domain-containing protein: protein MNYNKSKKKITLSFIFVMLIISLSFSILYYVWGLVMLVIHHLIISVFSLYIFIVVWNYKANFDFVHLIQIALYPYIAIYFISNMIFWEVMPINIIWGAVFPLGSLFLHNIKKTISVSIFTVASIILAPFISNIFGLSDTMSLAFKILSKDQLFILNYIDIFFFIMVIIIIVYQFYLHNEEYIEHRINEKNEINEPEEVIFYDESECDSQESVYDIKLNRIYESMVKHIEMEKSYTNPDFRLEDLAKIVGTNRSYASAALNKKGKTFNNFINWYRVEHVKRELQDNKKRMKEIYTGAGFRYHSTFVKVFEETVGVKPSKYQYIQKEPE from the coding sequence ATGAACTACAATAAATCGAAAAAGAAAATCACTTTAAGTTTTATCTTCGTGATGCTTATTATTTCTTTGAGCTTTAGTATTCTGTATTATGTATGGGGGCTTGTCATGCTTGTAATTCATCATTTAATTATTTCAGTTTTCTCTCTTTACATTTTTATCGTAGTCTGGAATTACAAAGCAAATTTTGATTTTGTGCATCTTATTCAGATAGCTTTATATCCTTACATAGCTATATATTTTATTAGTAACATGATATTTTGGGAAGTAATGCCCATTAATATAATATGGGGTGCAGTTTTTCCTTTAGGCAGTTTGTTTCTGCATAATATTAAAAAGACCATTAGTGTTTCAATTTTCACAGTTGCCTCTATAATTCTTGCTCCTTTTATTTCCAATATTTTTGGACTCTCGGATACTATGAGTTTAGCTTTTAAAATATTATCAAAAGATCAATTATTTATTTTAAACTATATAGATATCTTTTTTTTTATAATGGTAATCATCATTATTGTATATCAATTTTATTTACATAATGAGGAGTATATAGAACATAGAATAAATGAAAAAAATGAAATTAATGAACCTGAAGAGGTGATTTTTTATGATGAGTCGGAATGTGATTCTCAGGAAAGTGTTTATGATATAAAGTTAAACAGAATCTATGAGAGCATGGTCAAACATATAGAGATGGAAAAATCATATACCAATCCAGATTTCAGATTGGAAGACTTAGCAAAGATTGTAGGAACTAATAGATCTTACGCGTCTGCTGCTTTAAATAAAAAAGGAAAAACATTTAATAATTTTATTAACTGGTATAGGGTTGAACATGTAAAAAGGGAGTTACAGGATAATAAAAAAAGAATGAAAGAAATATATACAGGGGCGGGGTTCCGGTATCATTCTACCTTTGTCAAAGTGTTTGAAGAAACTGTTGGTGTCAAACCTTCAAAATATCAATATATCCAAAAAGAACCAGAGTAA